In Xanthomonas fragariae, the genomic window TCCTTCATTCGCTCACTGCCCGACAGTCGTACCGACCGCACGTTGGTGCCGGCAATGATCCATCTTGGCCACGACCTGGGCCAACGCGTGGTTGCTGAAGGTATCGAATCGCCAGAAGCGTATGCGCAGCTGCGCGCCTGGGGCTGCGACGAAGGCCAGGGCTACTGGATCGCCAAACCGATGCCGGCGGCCGCATTGGAAATCTGGCTACAGACGCCGTGGCACACGCAATCCGCGGCGCCGGTCAACCTGCTTGCTGCGAGCCTGGCGGCAACGCGCGTCTAACTCCACGCGGCGGCGGCAGGCAACTGTTCGCAAGCAAGCGTTAGAGGCTGGGGACGACCGCGCTGCACGCTGTTCGGCGGAATCGCCGATGCAAGGATTCGGCTTACTGCCGGGTTCGCGTTCGTTTCCCGGATGGCGCATCCACCAGGATGTACTCGCCAGCGTTGCTCTTCCAGGTCGGCGTCTGTTTGTCGAGCTTGATGCACGGCCGGCCACCGCACGAGGTGATCTCGACATGCGGGGACGCCTGCTGCACTTCCGCGCGTACCTCCGCCGCATCGGCGCGGACGTATGCGGCCTGCAACCGGTCGTTGGCGTGTTTGAGCAACAGCAAAAATCCCCCAAGCAGCAGCGCAAAGAACACCACCAGCGTGACGATAATCTTCCAGGCCCAGGCGATCCTAGGCTGTAGCGCATCTTCCATTCGCTGCTGCTGTTCCCGGAACAGCGCCACCATCGCCTGTCTAAACTTCGCCTCCTCCTGCTCCCTGGCGGTCTGCATCGCCGCCTGCACCGTCCCGGCCTGTTGCTCCATAGTGGAAATCAAGCCGTCCAGACGCCCGACGGCGAGTGCCATCTGCGCCAGGATCTGGCCTGCTTGCTCATTCATCTCATGCCCCGGCGACTGCATCAAAGTGAAAACCCTTGCTGCTGCGGCTGTAGCTGCTGCTGGGTCTGGAACAACGCCCGATCCTGCTGTCGCTGCGTTTCGGCAGTCAGCTGCTGCAGGCTTTGCTCCAGCGGCTGGGCGGTGGCTTGCGCCTTCTCGTTGACTGCGCGCTCGACGAGCGAGGGCATGTGCGGGTTGGTCGCGGTTGCCAGCAGCGCCCGGCCGTCCTGGCTCGGTGTCAACGCATCGATGCGGGGCAGCTGGTGCAGCCTGGCCTGATAAGCCACGGCCCCGGCAACCTGCTCCATGTGCACCCGATCCAGATAGCCGCCGGCCTGCGGTCCCAGCCGCTCCAGCTGGGTGAATGCCTGCTCGAAGAGCGGATTGTCCCTGCCAGGCAATTGCTGGTGTTTCGCCAGCACCCGTTCCTCTGCGGCGGCAAGTGTCTGCTGCCAGCGCTCGGGGGTTGCATAGGCCATCGACGCCGCCCGCGCGCCTTGGTCGTCGCCGGCTTGCAAGGCAGCGTAGAAGCGTTCGACCAGCGGGTCCTGGTGGCGCAGAACCGCCTGCTCCGGGACTGCCGAAACCGAGTGCGAGGCTGGCGGCGGGAATGCCGGAGCGACCGGCACATGCTGATGGTCGTGCCCCCGGCTGCCGTCCTGGGTGTGGTGGAAGTGGCCCAGCGCCGCCGGTGTCTGGCTGGTATCCAGATAGGGGCGCGGCGCCTTGTTCGCGCCAAGGTCCAGGCCTTCCATTTCGATCAGGTCCTCCTTCAGGCCCAGCGCCGTCATATCGATGGCGATCTGCGGCTTGGCGCCCTGGTAGTGCACAGTGGCCTGGTCCTCGGCGGCGACAATCTGCTCCAGCGCCCAGGTGCCGTAGAAATTGGCGTAGTCGGCGGTGGGGTTGGGTTTGTGCTCGCCCAGATGCACCGGGCGTTGATTGAGCTGGGCATGTAACACAGAGGGGCGGTCGAAGTAATGCTGCCCCATGGCGGCAATATTGGCCGGAGTCTGCGATAGGCTGGCGTCTTGGTTGAAGGTGAGGCCGGGTTTGGCGACTGCCAGCGGAATAGCAGCATTGGGGTCTGGCACTACGAAATCTCGAACTCTGTCGTTCTTGGTAGTAAACAACATATGACCCAAGTTAGCGTTTGGGGTACTTTGTTGCTCGCGGCTCAGCAACGCATTCCAGCCCGCAATCTCCGCTTTCGCCTCATCTTCGCGTCCCGCCTGGATGTAAGCCCGCAATTCGTCCGTGTAGTCGTGCCCGGGCCCCCGCGCCCGGGCCTGCGCTCCGATGCTCTACATGAACGGCCTGCGTTGCCCGGTCCTTGGCGGCATCGTTGAAGCCATGCTGGATCTCGTGGCCCAGCACGAAGGTCATGTCCTTGGCATCGAAGACTCCCAGCGGGTTGGCAGGCGAATTGGCCTGCAATCCCAGCGGCGGCAGATTGATGCCCTTGGGCGTACCGTCCTGCTGTACGGTGCTGCCGTCATAGGTGGCGCCGGCCGCCATGCTGTTGCCCAGCAGGCTGAAATGCTGCACATGCCCCTAGGGAAGGTCTGAACAACGCACCAGACCTCTAAAATTCGAGCCTGCTGCGTGCCAATAGCGCACAGAGTTGATGCGTACGATACGATTTCTACGGTTTCTTGCGGCGTTGGCTGGCGCCAGACAGCATTATCCCCTGGCCGGCAGCAACTGCCGGCGCACCATCCACAGATTGGATAGTGCGAACAGGGTCAGCACATGCGCGGTGTTCTTGGCCAAGCCGCGATAGCGGACCTTGGTGTAGCCAAACTGGCGTTTGATCACGCGGAATGGATGCTCCACCTTCGCACGCACACTTGCTTTGAAGTATTCCCAACGTTCTTCCTGGCGGCGCTCGCGTTTGTTGCCAATGGCTTGAATCGTCGAACGCTTGGCGGCAATGAAAAAACCAGCCTTGCAGGTCTGCAGTTCTTCGCGTTTGTCCGCACCGGTGTAGCCGCTGTCGTCGAACACACTGTCTTCTTTGCCGTGCAGCAATGCGTGGGTCACCGTGACATCGGCCACATTGGCAGCCGTACAACGGACGTGGCGCACCAGCCCGGAAAACTCATCCACGCCGATGGGTGCCTTCATCCCGAAATACCACTGATTGCCTTTCTTGGTCTGATGCATTTCAGGGTCGCGCGCGCGGTCGGTGTTCTTGGTCGAACTGGGCGCAGCGATCAGGGTTGCATCGACGATCGTGCCGGACCGCAGGCTCTGACCCTTGCGCACCAGATCCGCGTTGACGGCCTCCAGCATCCGCGCTGCAAGGCCATGGGTTTCCAGCACGCGGCGAAAGTTGAGAATCGTGGTCTCGTCGGGAACATTGTCCAAACCGCCGAGCCGGGCAAAACGGCGCAAGGTCGGGATCTGGTGCAACGCTTCTTCCATCGCCGGATCGCTCAACGCATACCACTGCTGCTGCAAATGAATCCGCAACATCGTCGCCAGTGCGTACGGCTGTCGACCAGGCCGCCCCGACACCGGATAGTGCGGCGCGATCAGTCCGAGCAAATGCCTCCACGGAACCACCTGCTCCATCTCGGCCAGGAAGATCTCGCGGCGAGTCTGCTTGCGCTTGCCCAAACCTTCAGCGTCACCGAACGTCAGTTGCATGGATGACTCCTCAACGTAGGTGTGTAGTGTCGCGCATTTGAAGTGCGTTGTTCAGAGGTTCCCTAGGCCACCGCCTGCTTGATCTGCGCGGCCAGGACCGGCGAACCGTTGAGGGTGGCCTGCAGATTGCTCACCATGTCCTGGTCGACGGTGCGCGTCTGCCCGGCCGGGTCCTGCCAGGTTTTGTGGGCAAAGTCGACGCTCATGCCCTGCAGCCCGACCACCGCCTTCAGATCGGCATTCGCTGCGCTGCCGGCGGACTGAAAACTCGCGGCCGGAATCGTCACCACTCCCGTTGCCTTGTCGTAACTGCCGGTCAGGTTGGGCGAGCCGCCCGGCGCCTCCAACGCAAAGCCCTTGAGTTGGCCGGACGTGGCCTGCCGGTTGAACCGGTCGGCATCGGCAATCACCGCGGCACGCAGCTGCGCTTCCTGCGCTGGCGTGGTGCCAGGCTGCCCGGCGAACTGGGCCAAGGCAGCTTCGAGTTGCGGATTTGGATTAGCCATGCAACTGCCCTCCTTAGACGATCATTTTCAATTCAATGTGCCGATGGATTTTACGCAAACCCTGCCCGCTTCCAGGGCCACCACATTCTGTGGAATGATTGAGAGAGTAATGTCGTTCTTGTAATAGCGCCAACTTCGCAACTCACCGATCTCGCCATAGACCGGTACGTCACGATACCCCATCGCCTTAAGGACGTTATGGTAGTAATCAAAATCAAGCCCGCACACCGAAGACATGTCGGAAAAGCCATCTGTGCGATGCTCGAAGTCCAGCCCAACGCCTTTCTTGACAGCATGTGTCTCTGGAATATAAGTGAAAATATAGAACCAACCTCGTTCCAGATCCTGGACATGCCCTAAAAATGAATCATTTCCTGCAGGCTCAAGGGTAAGCCCTATTACCGACTGAACCTGTTCAAGACTTTAAGTCTTGGCGCGATTCCAATCCCTCGATCAGCTTCAGGAACCGCTTGCCGATCTCTTCGGCGCTGAGGGTCGGATTCTGGGTGGTGGCAACCGGATGCATCGTGGTGGTCTCCTTGGCGGGTGGGTGCCGTTCGGCAGCGGTCGCGCAGGCTGTCATAGCCAGAACGCACGATGCGCAAGCCATCGCGCAGCTGAGGTTTTCACCGGCCACATCGGCTTGACATGGCGATCGATCAGGTCGAGCGAGCCGCCCAACGCTTCCGACACGGAGCCCTTAAGATGGCCGAACGTGGCCTGCTGGTTGAGCATGGCCAGCGGACTGGCATCGGCAATCACCGCAGCACGCAGCTGCGCTTCCTGCGCTGGCGTGGTGCCCGGCTGCGCGGCGAACTGCGCCAAGGCAGCTTCGCGTTGCGGATTTGGATTCGCCATGCAACTGCCTCCTTTATACGATCATTTTTAATTCAAGGTGCCGATGGATTTCATGCAAACCCTGCCCGCTTCCAGGGCCACCACATTCTGTGGAACGATTGAGATCGTAATGTCGTTCTTGTAATAGCGCCAACGTCGCAACTCACCGATCCGGCTATTGCGCGACGCGCGTATCGGCGCGACCGCGCAGTCGTGTTGCGTGTGCTCACCAGAACACCGCGTACAGCGCGATCAAAATCACCACCACACCGGCCGCACCGATCTTGAAGCCCAACGTCGTGCCATAGGACACATCGTCGGTGCGGATAAGATCGCGCGCCTGCGTAGGCGGCGCCATCAACGACACAACCACCGCCAGCACCAGCGCCGCCACGAACACCACGCCAATGCGGTCCATGAACGGCAGTTCAGGCCAAGCGAACTTGAGCGCGAACGACAGCACCACCGAGCCGATCGCCGCAGTTAGTGCGCCGGCTTCGTTAGCCCGTTTCCAGAACAGGCCCAGCATGAAGATCACCACCACGCCGGGAGTAAAGAAGCCGGTGAATTCCTGGATGAACTGGAAGCCCTGATCAAAGTTGCCCAGCAGCGGCCGCGCGGTGAGGATGCCGATCACCACCGCCACGATGGCGACGAGACGGCCCACGCGCACCAGTTGCTTTTGCTCGGTCTGCGGGCGGAACTTGGCGTAGAAATCCAGAGTGAAGATGGTTGCCACCGAATTGATCTTCGATGCCAGCGACGCCACGATTGCCGCCACCAGTGCGGCAAACACCAGACCCAGAATGACGGTCGGCAGCAGCTGCATCATGGTGGGATACGCTTGGTCGGGCTTTGCCAGATCCGGCGCCAGCACGACGGCAGCAATGCCCGGCACCACGATCACCAGCGGCATCAGCAACTTCAGGAACGCAGCGAACACCATGCCCTTTTGCGCTTGGCCAATGTTCTTGGCCGCCAGCGCGCGCTGAATGATGTATTGGTTGAAACCCCAGTAACTGATGTTCATCACCCACAGACCGCCGAGCAGCACGCTCAGGCCCGGTAGATCTTTATAGAACGGGTTGTCCTTGCTCAGGATCATGTGGAAGTGCTCGGGGTGCGCGCTCCACAGGTGCTTGAAGCCGGCCAGCACGCCGGCGCCGTCGCCGATGCGCGCCAGGGTCAAGCCCGCGACCAGCAGGCCGCCCAAGACCAGCAGCGTGACCTGCACGATGTCGGTCAGCGCCACTGCCTTGAGGCCGCCGTACAGCTGATAGACCAGAGCAAACACGCCGATCAATGCCAGCGCCAAGGTCTGGTCCATGCCGGTGACCTGGCTGACCGCGATCGACCCCAGCCACAGGATCGAGGTGAGATTCACGAACACGTACAGCAGCAGCCAGAACACGGCCATCAGCGTGCGGATCCACTTGCCGTAACGCTGTTCCAGGAACTGCGGCATGGTGTAGATGCCGTTGCGCAGGAAGATCGGCAGGAAGAACTTGCCGACAATCAACAACGTCAGCGCCGCCATCCACTCGTAGGACGCAATCGCAAGACCGATCGCATAGCCGGAGCCAGCCATGCCGATGATCTGCTCGGCCGAAATGTTAGCGGCAATCAGCGAGGCGCCGATCGCCCACCACGGCAACGACTTGCTCGCCAGGAAGTAATCCTCGGCGCTCTTGCTGTGGCCAGCCTTCTCGCGCGAGACCCACTGCGCAAGGACGAAGATGCCGGTCAGATAGACCAGCACGATCACGATATCCAATGTTGCCAAACCCACTGCACTCTCCTGTCCGGCTCTGGGGTGTGCGCCGTGCACCAGGCAAGCCTGCAGACTACCGCCGTCCCGCACAGCGTACGTGGCGGCAGTGCGGCGAACCGCAGCTGCAGGCCATCCTGGCCGATCGACGCGCGCTCCCTCGGCGGCTGATGACACCACCCGCTGAGGGTGGCCGCTATGAACGTCGCCACGATCTGCGACGCGCTTGTTTCGTTTGATCTACCGCAAGCTCGGAAGCACGCTTCCGCGCTTGCTGCCTACTTAACCGGGCAGTCCAGCGTAACTTCGGCTTCGTTAAGCGCGCCCAGCGCGATCTTCGACACCGACAGATCCAGCGGCGCACCACTTTCGATGCTGGCCAACTGGGTCAGCTTGGTCACGTCGGCGCCGGCCACTGCGAAGCACTTTAACGGCACGCCGACCACCTTCCACCGACCTTGCGGCAGCGCGGCCAGGGTCTTCTGTGCATCGACACGCCCGCTGCACCCCTCGCCACAACCCACGCCCAACCACACCGGCGCAGTCACCGCGCTGTCGCGGCGCACGGTCAGCTGCAACTGCACATCGCCGTTGCTCTCACGCGATACATCCACCGGCTTGCCGGACACCAGCAACATGCCGGAGGCCTTGGCACCGGACCACACCAGGCGACGCGCATCTTCCTGCGCCTTGTGATCGACCGCGGTCATCTTCAGGCTGCCATCGGACAAGCCCACCGGCAGCGTGGTCGCCGGCATATTGGCCTGGCCGGCATTGGACAGCTGCATCGCAATGCCCAACGCCGGCTTGCCGCGCACGAAGTACACCCCGCCCACCGACTGCTCGCCGGACACGCCCGATTGCTCCGGCAGCGCAGCCGCATCGCCCTTGTCGGCATAGGTCAGACCGAAGCCGAACTTGAACTGCGGGTCGTAATCCTTCTGCCCGACGTTATTGGCGAACTGCGCTGCGGTCTTCGGCCAGGAGAAGCTCAGCTTGCCCTTGAACTCGTTTTGCACCGTGCCATCGGCCTTGCGCAGCAGCACATCGGCAATGCCTTCGCCTTCCGAACCCGGCAACCAGGCAGCGACGAATGCATCGGACGCATTGATGTACTGATTCATCCACAGCGGACGCCCGCTCAGGAACACCGCCACCACCGGAATGCCGTCGGCCTTGAGCTTGCGGATCAGTGCCAGCTCGCTTTCGTCGCCTGGCTTGTACAGCAAGGTGGCGATGTCGCCCTGGAACTCGGCGTAGGGGTTTTCGCCGAACACCACCACTGCCGCATCCGGCTTGGTCTTGTAGCTGCCGTCCACTGCCAGCTCGGCCTTGCCGCCGGCGGCCTTGATCTGCTTGTCCAAGCCTTCCCAGATGGTGTTGCCATTCGGGTAGTCGCTGCGCTTGGTGCCGGTACCCTGCCAGTTCAAGGTCCAACCACCGGACTGCTTGCCCATGTCGTCGGCGCCATCGCCCAGCACCAGCACGCGCTTTTTCGGATCCAGCGGCAAGATGCCGGCCTGGTTCTTCAGCAGTACCAGCGACTCGCGCACCGCCTGACGGGCGATCGCACGGTGTTCCGGCGCACCCAGCAATGCGTACTTGCCGCCGAGCGGACGCTTGGACGGCTTGCCGGCTTCGAACAGGCCAAGGCGCAGCTTGACGCGCAGGATGCGGCGCACCGCATCGTCAAGACGCTGCGCTGCAATCTGGCCGGACTTCACTGCCGCCAATTCGGTTTCGTAGATGCCCTTCCAGCTGTCGGAGGCCATCGCCATGTCGACCCCGGCAATGAACGAGGCCGGGCAGTTTTCGTTGGTGCAGCCCTTGACCTGGCCGTGGCCATTCCAGTCGCCGACCACGAAACCGCCGAAGTTCATGCGGCCCTTGAGCACATCGGTCAGCATGACCTTGTTGCCATGCATCTTTTCGCCGTTGAAGCTATTGAACGAGGCCATCACCGTCTGCGCACCGGCCGCGATCGCCGCCGGATAACCCGCAGCGTGGACGTCGCGCATGGTGGCTTCAGACACCTTGGTGTCGCCTTGATCCTTGCCATCGTTGGTGCCGCCGTCGCCGACGAAATGCTTCACCGACGAAATCACGTGGCTGCCGTCGAGGAACTGCGGGGTGCCTGGCACCCCCTGCACACCTTCGACCATCTTGCCGGCGAAGCTGGCCACCACATCCGGCGACTCGGAATAGCCTTCGTAGCTGCGGCCCCAACGGTCGTCCTGCGACACCGCGACGGTAGGGGCGAAGGTCCACTCCATACCGGTGACGCGGGTTTCGGCCGCGGTGACTTCGCCGATCTTTTCGATCAGTTCGGGGTTGCGCGTGGCACCCAGGCCGATGTTGTGCGGAAACAGCGTGGCACCGACGATGTTGCTCTGGCCGTGCACCGCATCGATACCGAAGATGATGGGAATCGCGTTGCCGCCTTTGGAAGTGTCCATCGACGCTTCATAGAACGCGTCGGCCAGCTTCAGCCATTCGGCCGGGCTGGCGTTGTATTTGCCGCCGGGATCGGAATTGCCGCCGGCCAGCACCGAGCCGATGCGGTACTTGCGCACGTCGTCAGGGGTCATGCTGGCGATGTCGCCCTGGATGGTCTGGGCGACCTTTTCCTCGACGCTCATTTTGGCCATCACATCGGTGATGCGCTGCTCCAGGGCCTGGTCCTGGGCGAACGGCCACTTCGGCGACGGCCACTGGTCCGGGTGGATGGTGGTCGACGAGACGGCGGGCGTGGCAGCCGGCACAGTCTTGCTCGCCTCGATGGTGGTGTCCTTACCTTGGCAGGCGCCCAGCATCAGCACTGCAGCAGCGGCAGCCGGCAAGAGAGAGCGACGCGCGACAGGCGCGGCGGTAAGACGAAACAGCTTGTCCAAGATCCAGATCTCCAGGTCATTCTCCCGCGGCGATGCGTCGCGCCGCAGTCCATTAAGCGGCGTACGCTTGCGTGATTCCCCTACCCTGTCAACAATGGCTGTCCATATGCCAGATGACCGCCAACTTATTGGCCGCGGCTATAGCCTTGGAATACCGGCAACACCTGTCAAGCCATGGAAAAACCGTTGAATCCGGCGTGACGCCTGGTAGCTGGCAATCGCGCACTTTACTGCATCGCACCATCCACCGACGCAGCCCGTGCGCAGCCCGCACGCACCGCCCCCCTATGTAGCGATCACGTGCGAGGGGGTCCCCAAACGTTCGCCAACGGGCGAGATCGCCGTCAACCAACTGTCATAAGGCCGGCTTAAGGTGATCGGCTTGCCGATGCGCAACCGGCCATCGTCGATCGTTGCTTTTGCCTGGAGTTTCGATGTCTGCCTCCCCCGATCCCTCTCGCCGCCGCCTGATGCAGTTGCTGGCGTCCGTCCCCCTGTTGCCGCTTGGCAGCGCCAGCGCCGCAGCATTGCAGCGACTCGGTGGCGCAGCCTTGGCCGCGCGGCCATCGCGGCCATCGGAAAACCCTGCCCGACTGGTGTCGGCCACCTTCCACGGCATGCCGGCGCCCAGCCTGGCTAACCCGGCTGCAATGGCCACCACCACGGTCGGCTCGTCGCTGACGGTGACGCGCAGCGACGGCAGCACGCAGCGCTATGCCCTGGCCTATCACCCGTTCTTCGTCACCGGCGACCAGGTGCCCGACGGCAATGGCGGTACCGTGCTGGCCGGCGGCTATTACGACATCCAGCATCGCCCGATCATCGACCATTCCAAACCCGGTGCCGAGCGCCAGTTCTTTTCCGACTGCCCGGACGGCTCCTCGCTGCTGACCCTGCCCGACGCCAAGGTGCCTGGGGTCAAGGGCAACCACGTGTTTGCGGTGGTGCAATTCGAATACACCACCCGCGACCAGGCCGGCAACGACACCAACCGGCATCTGCCCGCGCCGATCGCAGTGCTCACGCTGGATCAGGACCTGGCCACCGGCAAGTTGTCGTTGGTGAAATACCACAACGTCGATACCGCGCCGGTGCATGGGCTGTGGACCACCTGCGGCGCCAGCCTGTCGCCGTGGAATACCCACCTGTCCAGCGAAGAGTACGAGCCTGACGCCACCGCGCTGGCCGGCAACACCCAGTTCCGCAGTTACAGCACGCATCTGTACGGCGATCCGGAACGGGCCAATCCCTACCACTACGGCCACCTGCCCGAGATCACCGTGCACCCGGACGGCACGGGGAGCGTGCGCAAGCACTATTGCCTGGGCCGCATCTCGCACGAGCTGGTGCAGGTGATGCCGGACCAACGCACCGTGCTGATGGGCGACGACGCCACCAACGGTGGGCTATTCATGTTCATCGCCGACCGCAAGGCGGATCTGTCGGCCGGCACCTTGTACGTCGGCAAGTGGCACCAGACCTCCGGCGTGGGACCTGGCGCGGCCACGTTGAGCTGGATCAAGCTGGGCCACGCCACCAGTGCCGAAATCAAAGCCATGGCCGACCGCCTCACCGCCGCCGACATCCTCGACGTGCATTTGAGCGATCCGGGCGATGCCTCTTTCACCAAGATCCCGTTCAACGGCACCTTCAACTGGATTCGCATCAAGCCCGGCATGGAGAAGGCCGCCACGTATCTGGAAACCCACCGCTACGCCGCATTGGCCGGCGGCAGCCTGGGCTTCACCAAGCTCGAAGGCACGACCGTCAATGCCCGCGACAAGGTCGCCTACATGGCGATGTCCTACATCGTCACCAGCATGCTCAATGGCTCGGGCGACGTGAAAGTGCAAGGCTCGGCATCGGGCGCGGTGTACGCCTTGAATCTGCGCGGCGGCCGCCACGACAGCAGCGGCGCACCGATCCACAGCGACTGGGTGCCGATTGACATGGCCGCCCCGGACGCGCTTACCGGCCACGACCTGGCCAAAGCCGATGCACTGGGCAACTTGGCCGACCCGCAGCGCTTGGCCAACCCGGACAACCTCAAGTTCTCCGAATCGCTGCGCACCTTGTTCATCGGCGAAGACAGCAGCCTGCACGTCAACAACTTCCTGTGGGCCTACAACGTGGACAGCGGCGCGCTGACGCGTGTGTTGTCGGTGCCGGCCGGAGCCGAATCGACCGGCCTGCACGCAGTCGACGAGATCCACGGCTGGACTTACGTGATGAGCAACTGCCAGCATCCGGGCGATTGGGAAAGCCCGCTGCACGACACCGTCAAGGCGACGCTGGATCCGCTGATCCGCGCCAATTACAAGAACCGCTTCGGCGGCGCAGTGGGCTATCTCACCGGCGATCCGGTGGCGGTGAAGTTGGGCAAGGCGTAAGCGCTGGTCGTGGGCCACCGTCAGGGCCGCCTGGCGCGCGCCTGACGGGCGGACTTTAAGCCACTCAAAACAGGCCACGCGTTTCCGGCCCCGTCATGGCGATGGCTTGGCTCCATCGCCTCTCTGCATCTGCACGTGCGATGCGTCCACAATAATCGAACGTTCAAAAGCACACAGGGCCCGAAGGCCCTGGCGTCTCAGGTCATGCCTTGAAAAGTTAAACGCCGCCCCGCTACCATGAACCGAGGCAAGATAATTGCCTGGGTGGATTGAGTGCGCCACACTCCAACACGTAGGGTGCGACCGCTAAAAAGGATTTACAAAGGATCATTAACATGGGGATGAAGGCCCGTTTAGGAACCGCACTGGCTTTGCTTCTACTCGCCGCATTCGCTGGCCTGTACCTGTCCGGTTACATCACCTTGCAACTGCTCAAGCTCAACATTCCGCTTGAGTGGAGCACCTACACCCAGTACGTCCGCGCCCTGGGCCTGCCGCAAGTCCGCCCGTATGCGATGAAGATCAGGATCGGCGGCATGCTGGGCTTCGGCCTGATGTTCATGCTTTGGCTGCCGTTGGCCCTGATGCTCTTGCGACTGAGTAAACGCGATGCGTCTCTGCATGGCGATGCCGGTTTTGCCCGCCTGCACGACATGAAGCGGGCTGACTTGTTGGAGAAAAAACCGGAGAGCATCGTCGTCGGCAAGTACCGGGGGCGTTACCTCTACATCAACGATGCGCGCCACGTGATGGTGGTGGCGCCCACCCGCAGCGGCAAGACCACCTGCATCGCCATTCCGGTGCTGCTGACCTACGAGCACTCGATGTGCGTGCTCGACATCAAGGGCGAGTTGTTCAAGGAAACCAGCGGCTGGCGGGCCTCGCAAGGACAGCGTATCTACAAGTTCGCCCCTTATGCCACCGATGGCAAAACCCACAGATTCAATCCGCTGTCCTTTGTCAGGCCGGGCCAGTACATCGCCGACCTGCAAACGATCGCCGCCATCCTCTACCCGGACGACTCCGCAAAGGACCCGTTCTGGGCGACTCAGGCCCGTGCCATCTTTGTCGCCTTCGCTTCGTTCATGTTCGAAAACTGGAACGACATGGAACGTACGGGTTTCCCAGGAACCAACGCACAAGCAAAGCCCGACTCCCCAACACCTCTCGATCCCAACGTGCATCCTGCGTTTCCGAGCTTCGAACGCATTCTGCGGCTCTCGTCCGGTGCAGGGAGCAAGGGCGTCAAACGTATGGTCGAACGCTGGCTGTCGGCCTCGGGCCAACAGCAGTTTCCCTTCGTCAGCGAGCAGACCCGCACCACCCTGCGCAACCTGGCAGGGATGGCCGAGCAGACCTTCTCCAGCGTCATCGCCACCATGCAGGCGCCGTTGCAGCAGTTCCTGAATCCGATCCTGGCAGCGGCCACCAATGCCACCGACTTCGATGTGACCGCCATCCGCAAGCGCAAGACCACCATCTACACGGTCATT contains:
- a CDS encoding PhoX family protein; protein product: MSASPDPSRRRLMQLLASVPLLPLGSASAAALQRLGGAALAARPSRPSENPARLVSATFHGMPAPSLANPAAMATTTVGSSLTVTRSDGSTQRYALAYHPFFVTGDQVPDGNGGTVLAGGYYDIQHRPIIDHSKPGAERQFFSDCPDGSSLLTLPDAKVPGVKGNHVFAVVQFEYTTRDQAGNDTNRHLPAPIAVLTLDQDLATGKLSLVKYHNVDTAPVHGLWTTCGASLSPWNTHLSSEEYEPDATALAGNTQFRSYSTHLYGDPERANPYHYGHLPEITVHPDGTGSVRKHYCLGRISHELVQVMPDQRTVLMGDDATNGGLFMFIADRKADLSAGTLYVGKWHQTSGVGPGAATLSWIKLGHATSAEIKAMADRLTAADILDVHLSDPGDASFTKIPFNGTFNWIRIKPGMEKAATYLETHRYAALAGGSLGFTKLEGTTVNARDKVAYMAMSYIVTSMLNGSGDVKVQGSASGAVYALNLRGGRHDSSGAPIHSDWVPIDMAAPDALTGHDLAKADALGNLADPQRLANPDNLKFSESLRTLFIGEDSSLHVNNFLWAYNVDSGALTRVLSVPAGAESTGLHAVDEIHGWTYVMSNCQHPGDWESPLHDTVKATLDPLIRANYKNRFGGAVGYLTGDPVAVKLGKA
- a CDS encoding type IV secretory system conjugative DNA transfer family protein, which gives rise to MQLLKLNIPLEWSTYTQYVRALGLPQVRPYAMKIRIGGMLGFGLMFMLWLPLALMLLRLSKRDASLHGDAGFARLHDMKRADLLEKKPESIVVGKYRGRYLYINDARHVMVVAPTRSGKTTCIAIPVLLTYEHSMCVLDIKGELFKETSGWRASQGQRIYKFAPYATDGKTHRFNPLSFVRPGQYIADLQTIAAILYPDDSAKDPFWATQARAIFVAFASFMFENWNDMERTGFPGTNAQAKPDSPTPLDPNVHPAFPSFERILRLSSGAGSKGVKRMVERWLSASGQQQFPFVSEQTRTTLRNLAGMAEQTFSSVIATMQAPLQQFLNPILAAATNATDFDVTAIRKRKTTIYTVIPAQKLDESGKLLNIFFSTVIGNNLDRQLGDDPSLKYQMLMLMDEFTAMGRMDVWAKRISISASYGVRDLCIIQSNAQLRSVYGEHDAQNFTTNHAGSAVYTPREQTDANSYSEQLGFKTIRRKHRSHGSGAQGSSYNINYTEEKRALMLPQELKELPNDDALLFLEGCKPIRCKKNWFFKDTFFKKRILPPVEITPMVVIRDQRTGAGKDVPFVD